One window of Botrimarina mediterranea genomic DNA carries:
- a CDS encoding cation:proton antiporter: protein MSFFDIAGILVALAAAFAFINHKLLKLPTTVGLMLLAMLHAVALLLIDWLVPGAGVLTLAETLLGSIDFDQTLMQGMLGYLLFAGALHVNLNDLKQQTAVIVLLATVGVLATTFIVGGLTYVITGWLGIEVRFIYCLIFGSIVAPTDPIAVLGIVKSLGAPKSLETKIAGESLFNDGVGVVVFIALLGIAGLSGHGETHESRQTNDGFDGVVEQIQENFGKRPNVDGNPPIVLLDEPASGAQLEREHPHDLQEGRETTETQPIDVAKLFALEAGGGIALGFALGLLAFLLLRSIDHYATEILLSLAVVTSGYALAMKLHLSGPLAMVVAGLILGNHGRTLAMSETTREHLDTFWELVDELLNAVLFVLIGLEVLVLSFTEQYLLAGALAIPAVLLARFLSVGTVVTALKEATGREFTPHAIKVLTWGGLRGGISVALALSLKEEIHAQQSEYDNVGELVLTMTYVVVAFSILVGGLTMGPMLSRLGLAGQSKAEAD from the coding sequence ATGAGCTTCTTCGACATCGCCGGCATCCTCGTGGCCCTCGCAGCGGCCTTCGCGTTCATCAACCACAAACTGCTCAAGCTACCGACGACGGTGGGCCTGATGCTACTGGCCATGCTGCACGCGGTTGCGTTGCTGCTGATTGATTGGCTTGTACCGGGGGCGGGCGTGCTTACCTTGGCTGAGACGCTCCTCGGATCGATCGACTTCGACCAAACTCTAATGCAGGGCATGCTCGGCTACCTGCTCTTTGCCGGGGCGTTGCACGTCAACCTCAACGACCTCAAGCAACAAACTGCGGTCATCGTCCTGCTCGCGACCGTCGGCGTCCTAGCCACGACTTTCATCGTCGGCGGGCTCACCTACGTCATCACCGGCTGGCTCGGCATCGAGGTTCGCTTCATCTACTGCCTGATCTTTGGATCGATCGTTGCGCCAACCGACCCGATCGCCGTTCTGGGGATCGTTAAGAGCCTCGGCGCACCCAAGTCGCTGGAGACCAAGATCGCGGGCGAGTCGTTATTCAACGATGGCGTGGGCGTGGTGGTTTTTATTGCGCTCTTGGGCATCGCGGGGTTGAGCGGGCATGGTGAGACGCATGAAAGCCGACAGACGAATGATGGATTTGATGGCGTCGTAGAGCAGATCCAAGAAAATTTCGGTAAACGACCCAACGTCGATGGTAATCCACCAATCGTCTTGCTTGACGAACCAGCTAGTGGGGCACAACTCGAACGCGAGCATCCGCACGATTTACAAGAAGGCAGGGAGACGACAGAGACGCAACCAATCGATGTCGCCAAGCTCTTTGCCCTCGAAGCAGGCGGTGGGATTGCGTTGGGATTTGCGTTGGGACTGCTCGCGTTCTTACTGTTGCGTTCAATTGATCACTACGCGACGGAGATTTTGCTATCGCTGGCGGTAGTGACGAGCGGGTATGCGCTGGCGATGAAGCTTCACCTCTCCGGACCGTTGGCGATGGTGGTCGCAGGGCTGATCCTGGGTAACCATGGCCGAACGCTGGCGATGTCCGAGACGACGCGCGAGCACCTGGACACGTTCTGGGAGTTGGTGGACGAATTGCTGAACGCGGTGTTGTTTGTATTGATCGGGCTGGAGGTCTTGGTGCTGTCTTTCACGGAGCAGTATTTGCTGGCCGGGGCTCTGGCGATCCCCGCTGTGCTGCTGGCGAGATTCCTGTCCGTTGGCACGGTGGTTACCGCCTTGAAGGAGGCGACCGGCCGAGAGTTCACGCCGCACGCGATCAAGGTCTTGACCTGGGGCGGCCTGCGCGGCGGGATCAGTGTTGCGCTAGCTCTGTCGCTCAAGGAAGAGATCCACGCTCAGCAATCGGAGTACGACAACGTCGGCGAACTTGTCCTGACCATGACTTACGTCGTCGTCGCTTTTTCGATCCTCGTCGGCGGACTGACCATGGGGCCGATGCTGAGCCGGCTAGGTCTCGCGGGGCAAAGCAAAGCAGAAGCCGATTAG
- a CDS encoding arylsulfatase — protein sequence MPSLVAVLAAGHSLIVPIPAAVLALAALAQLAPAADAPPNVLVVIADDLGWGDLSAHGNKQLQTPIVDRLADEGVSFERFYVQPVCAPTRAEFLVGRHHLRVGVTGVSQGCERLDAGVPTIADAFRAAGYATGLFGKWHNGTQPPYHPVCRGFDEFYGFTSGHWGHYYDFWLDHNNRMVMGQGYCADDFTNHAIGFMDAMSDAPFFAVVAFNTPHSPMQVPDRWWNRHRTQTITQQGTDANREDVDHTRAALAMCENLDWNVGRLLAHLESRGISDNTIVVFFSDNGPNGHRWNAGLRGVKGSTDEGGVRSPLIVRWPKRLSPGTIVHSPACVLDLPPTLASLCGVALAATEELDGADLSTELVGEAAPASQDRTLLSHWNGRVATRRGRHVLDDRGRLYDLVTDPGQTQDVAAREPEIATDLSSAADAWLERFTAKRLGKAQPFTVGHPEYPRAYLPARDAEGVGRVVRSNRFPNCTYFTGWSGHNDAVVWDVEVLTPGVYHAEFYLAVPPAAVGGSLVLETSMGATRIALTEATDCEPLGPAMDRVLRQEGPVMNFRSFDGTALKLEAGRQELRVSWDDFSNKGPLLWQLCLERQ from the coding sequence ATGCCCTCGCTTGTCGCCGTGTTAGCAGCGGGTCACTCGCTGATAGTGCCGATCCCCGCTGCCGTCTTAGCGCTCGCAGCGCTCGCTCAACTTGCGCCCGCTGCCGACGCCCCACCGAACGTTCTGGTGGTGATCGCTGACGACCTCGGCTGGGGCGACCTGAGTGCCCACGGCAACAAGCAACTCCAGACGCCGATCGTCGATCGACTCGCAGACGAGGGCGTGTCGTTCGAGCGATTTTATGTGCAGCCGGTCTGTGCTCCAACGCGGGCTGAATTCCTGGTGGGGCGTCACCATTTACGTGTCGGCGTGACCGGCGTGTCGCAAGGGTGCGAGCGCCTTGACGCCGGCGTCCCAACGATCGCTGACGCGTTTAGGGCAGCCGGTTACGCCACTGGGTTGTTCGGCAAGTGGCACAATGGGACCCAGCCGCCCTACCATCCAGTCTGTCGTGGCTTCGATGAGTTCTACGGCTTCACGTCAGGGCACTGGGGCCACTACTACGATTTCTGGCTCGACCACAACAACAGGATGGTCATGGGTCAGGGTTACTGCGCGGACGACTTCACCAATCACGCGATCGGCTTCATGGACGCGATGTCCGACGCGCCGTTCTTCGCGGTCGTGGCGTTCAACACGCCGCACTCTCCAATGCAGGTCCCAGACCGGTGGTGGAACCGCCACCGCACGCAGACGATCACGCAACAGGGGACCGATGCAAATCGCGAGGATGTCGATCACACGCGGGCAGCGCTCGCGATGTGCGAGAACCTCGACTGGAACGTCGGCAGGTTGCTCGCACACCTGGAATCCCGCGGCATCTCCGACAACACGATCGTCGTGTTCTTCTCGGACAACGGGCCGAACGGCCATCGATGGAACGCCGGGCTGCGCGGCGTGAAGGGATCGACCGATGAGGGCGGGGTCCGGTCGCCACTCATAGTCCGTTGGCCGAAACGATTGTCACCAGGCACTATCGTCCACTCGCCAGCCTGTGTCCTCGACTTGCCGCCGACCCTCGCCAGTCTATGCGGCGTTGCGCTAGCGGCCACGGAAGAACTCGATGGAGCCGATCTTTCGACAGAGCTTGTGGGCGAGGCCGCGCCGGCAAGCCAAGACCGGACGCTGCTGTCGCATTGGAACGGCCGCGTGGCGACCCGCCGAGGTCGGCACGTTCTCGACGACCGCGGCAGGTTGTACGACCTCGTCACTGACCCAGGTCAGACTCAAGATGTGGCGGCGAGAGAGCCGGAGATTGCTACCGATCTCTCGAGCGCCGCAGATGCTTGGCTTGAGAGATTCACAGCGAAGCGGCTGGGGAAAGCCCAGCCCTTCACTGTCGGGCATCCCGAATACCCAAGAGCTTACCTTCCAGCGCGCGACGCCGAAGGGGTTGGACGGGTCGTGCGATCCAATCGATTCCCGAATTGCACCTACTTCACTGGCTGGTCTGGTCACAATGACGCCGTTGTCTGGGACGTCGAGGTTCTGACGCCAGGCGTTTACCATGCCGAGTTCTACTTGGCGGTCCCGCCGGCGGCCGTCGGGGGATCGCTTGTGCTTGAGACGAGTATGGGAGCAACGCGGATTGCACTTACGGAGGCGACGGACTGCGAGCCCTTGGGGCCGGCGATGGATCGTGTCCTCAGGCAAGAGGGACCCGTCATGAACTTCCGAAGCTTCGACGGCACAGCGCTCAAGCTAGAGGCGGGTAGGCAAGAACTGCGGGTTTCGTGGGACGACTTCTCGAACAAAGGTCCGCTCTTGTGGCAGCTATGTCTTGAACGTCAATAG
- a CDS encoding DUF2292 domain-containing protein encodes MTQSTRINATRHIGPTPDELQEVADALRGLHFGVVQVVVQDGVVVQIERTEKRRLRMQKPAE; translated from the coding sequence GTGACCCAGTCAACCCGCATCAACGCTACGCGGCACATCGGCCCTACGCCCGACGAGCTGCAAGAGGTCGCCGACGCTCTGCGTGGCCTGCACTTCGGCGTTGTGCAAGTCGTGGTGCAGGACGGCGTGGTCGTTCAGATCGAACGCACCGAGAAACGCCGCCTGCGAATGCAGAAACCCGCCGAGTAA
- a CDS encoding sigma-54-dependent Fis family transcriptional regulator — MPSLTASTPLFNDPKRLLLDLAQQRELSALLDLLVTRIAGSEAVALARLWLVRPGQGCETCPMREECPDRSQCLHLVASNGTSLVDPSSDFSRIDGRFRRFPIGVRKVGRIAMTGEAIEAPDMAELPDWVADPEWVRSEGIIGFAGQPLSHRGLVLGVLGVFSRVRIGDECLDWLRMIADHAAVAIAHTHAWEEVQRLRNRLEEENEYLQQEVAAEQGFGEMLGVSPALRNVSHQIDLVAPTDSSVLILGESGVGKELVARELHRRSDRADRPLIKVNCAAIPRELFESEFFGHVQGAFTGALRDRTGRFELAHGGTLFLDEVGEVPLDLQSKLLRVLQEGEIERIGEERTRKVDVRVIAATNRDLREESRERRFREDLYYRLSVFPIELPPLRERREDIAILAEHFLHKAGQRFGVSAPRLTKAVARQLERYDWPGNVRELQHVVERAVILSRGGPLRIDFEEPVQVAHREIALDESEVLTDAQVREFERTNLRRALNAAGGKVHGPLGAAQLLGVKPTTLSSRLKALGLKAK; from the coding sequence ATGCCTAGCCTCACCGCAAGCACTCCGCTCTTCAACGACCCCAAACGGTTGCTCCTCGACCTCGCTCAGCAACGCGAGCTCTCGGCGCTGCTCGATCTGTTAGTCACTCGGATCGCCGGATCGGAGGCGGTCGCCCTAGCCCGTCTGTGGCTCGTACGGCCCGGCCAGGGATGTGAGACCTGCCCGATGCGTGAGGAGTGCCCCGACCGGTCGCAGTGCCTGCATCTTGTGGCGAGTAACGGAACTTCGCTAGTCGATCCGAGCAGCGATTTCTCCCGCATCGACGGACGCTTCCGACGATTCCCGATCGGCGTGCGGAAAGTCGGACGCATCGCGATGACCGGTGAAGCGATCGAGGCGCCGGACATGGCCGAGCTGCCAGACTGGGTTGCTGATCCCGAGTGGGTGCGCTCCGAAGGGATCATCGGCTTCGCCGGCCAGCCGCTGAGCCATCGCGGTTTGGTGCTCGGAGTGCTGGGCGTCTTTAGCCGCGTACGCATTGGCGACGAGTGCCTCGACTGGCTGCGGATGATCGCCGACCACGCGGCCGTCGCGATCGCCCACACGCACGCTTGGGAAGAAGTGCAGCGGCTGCGTAACCGCCTTGAGGAAGAGAACGAGTACCTCCAACAAGAGGTCGCTGCTGAACAAGGCTTCGGCGAGATGCTAGGCGTTAGCCCCGCGTTGCGGAACGTCTCGCATCAGATCGACCTGGTAGCCCCAACCGACTCGAGCGTTCTCATCCTCGGCGAGAGCGGCGTCGGCAAAGAGCTCGTCGCCCGCGAGCTGCATCGTCGCAGCGACCGAGCCGATCGGCCGCTCATCAAGGTGAACTGCGCCGCGATCCCGCGTGAACTCTTCGAAAGCGAGTTCTTCGGGCACGTCCAAGGCGCGTTCACCGGCGCGCTACGCGACCGGACCGGACGCTTCGAACTCGCCCACGGCGGCACGCTATTCCTCGACGAGGTCGGCGAGGTGCCGCTAGACCTTCAGAGCAAGCTGCTTCGCGTGCTTCAAGAAGGAGAGATCGAACGAATCGGCGAGGAGCGAACGCGGAAGGTCGATGTACGCGTTATCGCTGCGACGAATCGCGACCTCCGCGAGGAGTCTCGTGAACGTCGGTTCCGAGAAGACCTCTACTATCGCCTCAGTGTGTTCCCGATAGAGCTGCCTCCGCTCCGTGAACGCCGCGAGGACATCGCGATCCTTGCAGAGCATTTTCTGCACAAAGCAGGGCAGCGCTTTGGAGTCAGTGCCCCACGCCTCACCAAGGCCGTAGCGCGACAGCTCGAGCGATACGACTGGCCCGGCAATGTCCGGGAACTTCAACACGTCGTCGAGCGGGCAGTGATCCTGTCCCGCGGGGGTCCGCTTCGGATCGATTTTGAAGAACCCGTCCAAGTAGCCCACCGAGAAATAGCCCTCGACGAATCCGAAGTGCTTACCGACGCACAAGTCCGCGAGTTCGAGCGGACCAATCTGCGGCGAGCGTTGAATGCAGCCGGCGGAAAAGTGCATGGCCCCCTCGGCGCCGCGCAACTGCTAGGGGTCAAGCCAACCACCCTGAGCTCCAGATTGAAGGCGTTGGGCTTGAAAGCAAAGTGA
- a CDS encoding sulfate ABC transporter substrate-binding protein, with the protein MTRLAPYAALALLLAPIAGCGPSSQADASGRTPSGEPAKAGKVTLLNVSYDPTRELYQEYNKLFAKKWREEAGQEVTIEQSHGGAGKQARAVIDGLRADIVTLAIGYDIDEIAQQTQRLPINWQSRLPHRSSPYTSTIVFLVRKGNPKEIKDWDDLVKTGIEVITPNPKTSGGARYNYLAAWGYALRQNDKNEDKAKEFISALFKNVPVLDSGARGATTTFVQREIGDVLLTWENEALLALRELGEGEVEMVVPSVSVLAEPPVAVVDKNAEAHGALEAANAYLQGLYAPEGQKLAAKHFYRPQSTEHADKADLERFAEIELFSVDDEFGGWQEAQKKHFVDGGVFDAIYQP; encoded by the coding sequence ATGACCCGCCTTGCTCCATACGCCGCCCTTGCCCTGCTGCTCGCGCCGATTGCCGGGTGTGGTCCTTCCTCGCAAGCGGATGCTTCGGGACGAACGCCATCGGGCGAGCCCGCGAAGGCCGGCAAGGTGACGCTGCTCAACGTTTCCTACGACCCGACCCGCGAGCTTTACCAGGAATACAACAAGCTCTTCGCCAAGAAATGGCGAGAAGAAGCGGGCCAAGAAGTCACGATCGAGCAGTCGCACGGCGGCGCCGGCAAGCAAGCCCGAGCGGTGATCGACGGCTTGAGAGCCGACATCGTGACGCTCGCAATCGGCTACGACATCGACGAGATCGCTCAGCAGACCCAACGCTTGCCGATCAACTGGCAATCGCGGCTCCCGCACCGCAGCTCCCCCTACACATCGACGATCGTGTTCCTTGTCCGCAAGGGGAACCCTAAGGAGATCAAGGACTGGGACGACTTGGTGAAGACCGGCATTGAGGTGATCACGCCCAATCCCAAGACCTCCGGCGGGGCCCGATATAACTACCTCGCTGCGTGGGGATATGCCCTCCGTCAGAACGATAAGAACGAAGACAAGGCGAAGGAGTTCATCAGCGCCTTATTCAAGAATGTCCCGGTGCTCGACTCGGGCGCCCGCGGCGCTACGACGACGTTCGTGCAGCGGGAGATCGGCGACGTACTACTGACGTGGGAGAACGAGGCGCTGCTCGCTCTGCGTGAGCTAGGTGAAGGTGAGGTCGAGATGGTTGTCCCCTCGGTGAGTGTCCTCGCCGAGCCTCCGGTTGCCGTCGTGGATAAGAACGCCGAGGCCCACGGCGCGCTTGAAGCCGCCAATGCCTACTTGCAAGGCTTGTACGCCCCTGAAGGCCAGAAGCTCGCCGCCAAGCACTTTTATCGTCCCCAGAGCACCGAGCACGCCGACAAGGCCGACCTCGAGCGCTTTGCCGAAATCGAACTGTTCTCGGTAGACGACGAGTTCGGAGGCTGGCAAGAAGCGCAGAAGAAGCATTTCGTCGACGGCGGCGTGTTCGACGCGATCTACCAGCCTTGA
- the cysT gene encoding sulfate ABC transporter permease subunit CysT: protein MSRTSAIAALPGFRLTVGYTVLYLSLIVLLPLVALFLKAAGLGWNDFIAAAFNPRVMASYWLTFGTAFIAAVINAAFGLAVAWTLVRYRFPGRRLIDALVDLPFALPTAVSGIALTAVYSQNGWIGQWLEPLGIKVAFTSTGIVVALVFIGLPFVVRTLQPALEDLEREVEEAAASLGATPIQTFIRVTLPAILPALLTGFALAFARAIGEYGSVVFISGNMPMKTEVTSLLIVTKLEQYDAAGAAAIAVVMLAVSFTLLLGINLLQRLSGRRHLAGV, encoded by the coding sequence ATGTCACGCACATCCGCTATCGCCGCGCTGCCCGGGTTCCGACTCACGGTCGGTTACACGGTTCTGTATCTGAGTTTGATTGTGCTGCTGCCGCTGGTCGCCCTGTTCCTCAAGGCGGCCGGCCTGGGCTGGAACGACTTCATCGCGGCGGCGTTCAACCCGCGAGTGATGGCGTCTTACTGGCTCACGTTCGGCACAGCGTTCATCGCTGCGGTTATCAACGCGGCCTTCGGCTTAGCGGTGGCCTGGACGCTGGTCCGCTACCGCTTCCCGGGCCGCCGGCTGATCGACGCGTTGGTGGACTTGCCTTTCGCTCTGCCGACCGCCGTATCGGGTATCGCCCTGACGGCGGTTTACTCGCAGAACGGCTGGATCGGGCAGTGGCTCGAACCGCTTGGCATCAAAGTCGCTTTTACTTCCACGGGGATCGTCGTGGCGCTGGTGTTCATTGGCTTGCCCTTCGTTGTGCGGACGCTCCAACCCGCCCTCGAGGACCTCGAAAGGGAAGTCGAAGAGGCGGCCGCGAGCCTCGGCGCCACGCCGATCCAAACTTTCATTCGCGTGACGCTCCCCGCCATCTTGCCGGCGCTGCTGACGGGGTTCGCGCTCGCGTTCGCTCGGGCGATCGGTGAGTACGGCTCGGTGGTCTTCATCTCGGGCAACATGCCGATGAAGACCGAAGTGACTTCGCTGCTGATTGTTACCAAGCTTGAGCAATACGACGCAGCCGGCGCCGCCGCCATTGCCGTAGTGATGCTCGCGGTGTCGTTCACTCTGCTGCTGGGGATCAACCTCTTGCAGCGTTTGTCAGGCCGTCGTCACCTGGCGGGAGTCTAA
- the cysW gene encoding sulfate ABC transporter permease subunit CysW, whose amino-acid sequence MTSVGTIAAPTKAARSRSIDWREALPRWTLISLTLTFLALFLFVPLAAIVAEALRKGLGAYFASFTDPDCHSAIRLTLLVTAIAVPLNLVFGLAASWAIAKFEFVGKSLLLTLVDLPFAVSPIVSGLVYVLLFGAQGWFGPWLAEHDIEVIFAVPGIVLATIFVTFPFVAREVIPLMQEQGKDEELAALSLGASGWQTFWRVTLPNVRWAVLYGVILSVARAMGEFGAVSVVSGHIRGRTNTMPLHVEVLYNEYNFVAAFAVASLLALLALVTLALQSVVEWRLSRETRGDSH is encoded by the coding sequence ATGACCTCTGTCGGAACGATCGCGGCGCCCACGAAAGCCGCCCGATCCCGCTCGATTGATTGGAGAGAAGCCCTGCCGCGTTGGACACTGATCAGTCTGACCTTAACCTTCCTCGCCCTGTTCTTGTTCGTTCCGCTCGCGGCGATCGTCGCCGAAGCGTTACGCAAAGGACTCGGCGCTTACTTCGCTAGCTTCACCGATCCCGACTGCCACTCCGCGATTCGCTTGACGCTGCTCGTGACGGCGATCGCCGTGCCGCTGAACCTTGTGTTCGGGCTGGCGGCGTCGTGGGCGATCGCCAAGTTCGAGTTCGTCGGCAAAAGCTTGCTGCTGACGCTGGTGGACCTGCCGTTTGCGGTGTCGCCGATTGTGTCGGGCTTGGTCTACGTGTTGCTCTTCGGGGCGCAGGGGTGGTTCGGTCCTTGGCTGGCGGAGCATGACATTGAGGTCATCTTTGCCGTGCCGGGGATCGTGCTGGCGACGATCTTCGTGACGTTCCCGTTCGTGGCTCGCGAAGTGATCCCGCTGATGCAAGAGCAAGGCAAGGACGAAGAGCTCGCCGCGCTGTCGCTCGGCGCCAGCGGATGGCAGACCTTCTGGCGCGTCACGCTGCCAAACGTCCGCTGGGCCGTGCTGTACGGCGTGATCCTGTCGGTCGCCCGGGCGATGGGCGAGTTCGGCGCCGTGTCGGTGGTTTCGGGCCACATCCGCGGCCGCACCAACACGATGCCGCTGCACGTCGAGGTTCTTTACAACGAATACAACTTCGTCGCCGCGTTTGCGGTGGCGTCGCTGCTAGCCCTCCTCGCGCTGGTGACGCTCGCGCTGCAGAGCGTCGTCGAATGGCGTCTGAGCCGCGAGACCCGCGGCGACTCCCACTAA
- a CDS encoding sigma-54 interaction domain-containing protein, with the protein MRIQDLVLQAWRETSRHNEIGPSLHAVASTLTTVAPVSRLDVVRLDREHGHAAHVATGPAGSPTGLISQAPDNLKRLIAWAEKNGVGWAAGDPNEIPRPLSPLAETLGMSPGWAGGLLHGDSIGLLLASSLDGKPFGPRHASLLSAVQEPIAVSLATDHRWHELVALREAAEADKRSLLRRLGRTDLTDLVVGEATGLAQVMRRVDLVSGSDAPVLLLGETGTGKEVIARTIHQRSDRHSGPFIRVNCGAIPPELVDSQLFGHEKGAFTGASEQRKGWFERADQGTLFLDEIGELPPDAQVRFLRVLQDSIIERVGGGDPLRVDVRVIAATHRDLAAMAQSGGFREDLWYRIAVFPILLPPLRDRVGDIPELAHHFAQRAATRFGLTPVAPTQSDLEVLAGYRWPGNIRELGAVIDRAAILGEGRTLEISAALGFSPLTSEANASSTASLQSGKPATLDDAMRRHIEVALRSTQGKIEGHDGAAAILDINPHTLRARMRKLGIRWAEFRR; encoded by the coding sequence ATGCGTATTCAAGACTTGGTTCTGCAAGCGTGGCGAGAAACCTCTCGGCATAACGAGATCGGACCGTCGCTGCACGCCGTGGCGTCGACCCTCACCACGGTCGCGCCAGTCAGCCGCCTGGATGTTGTGCGATTGGACCGAGAGCACGGCCATGCCGCCCACGTCGCCACCGGCCCCGCAGGATCGCCGACAGGGCTAATCTCTCAGGCGCCCGATAATCTCAAACGCTTGATCGCGTGGGCAGAGAAGAACGGGGTCGGCTGGGCGGCGGGAGACCCGAACGAAATACCACGGCCTCTGTCGCCGCTTGCTGAGACGCTAGGCATGTCCCCCGGGTGGGCTGGCGGACTACTGCACGGCGACTCAATCGGACTGCTGTTGGCAAGCTCTCTCGACGGCAAGCCCTTTGGTCCGCGGCATGCGAGCCTGCTCAGCGCCGTTCAAGAGCCGATTGCGGTTTCGCTCGCAACCGATCATCGCTGGCACGAATTAGTGGCGCTGCGCGAAGCGGCTGAAGCTGACAAGCGGAGTCTCTTGCGTCGATTGGGTCGCACCGACCTCACGGACCTTGTTGTCGGCGAAGCGACGGGTCTCGCTCAGGTTATGCGTCGAGTGGACCTCGTGAGCGGGTCCGACGCCCCGGTTCTACTATTGGGCGAGACGGGCACCGGCAAGGAGGTCATCGCCCGTACGATCCATCAGCGCAGCGACCGCCACTCGGGTCCCTTTATCCGTGTCAATTGCGGCGCCATCCCTCCCGAACTCGTCGACTCGCAACTCTTCGGCCACGAGAAGGGCGCGTTTACCGGCGCTTCGGAGCAACGCAAGGGCTGGTTCGAACGTGCGGACCAAGGCACTTTGTTCCTCGACGAGATCGGCGAGCTTCCACCTGACGCGCAGGTTCGCTTCCTGCGGGTCCTGCAGGATTCGATCATAGAACGCGTCGGTGGCGGTGACCCGTTGCGTGTGGATGTACGCGTAATCGCTGCGACGCACCGCGACCTCGCCGCGATGGCCCAGTCCGGCGGGTTCCGCGAAGACTTGTGGTATCGAATCGCGGTCTTTCCAATCTTGCTGCCGCCGCTACGCGACCGCGTCGGCGACATCCCCGAGCTCGCCCATCACTTTGCCCAGCGAGCGGCGACGCGTTTCGGCCTAACTCCCGTCGCGCCGACCCAATCCGATCTCGAAGTGCTCGCTGGCTACCGCTGGCCAGGCAACATCCGTGAACTCGGCGCGGTGATCGACCGTGCGGCGATTCTTGGCGAGGGACGCACCCTGGAAATCAGCGCCGCCCTAGGCTTTTCACCACTCACTTCGGAAGCCAACGCCAGCAGCACCGCGTCTCTGCAAAGCGGGAAACCCGCCACGCTGGACGACGCCATGCGCCGCCACATCGAAGTCGCGTTGCGAAGCACCCAGGGAAAGATCGAAGGCCATGACGGCGCGGCGGCGATCCTCGACATCAACCCCCATACGCTCCGTGCCCGGATGCGCAAGCTGGGAATTCGCTGGGCCGAATTCCGCCGATAA
- a CDS encoding sulfate/molybdate ABC transporter ATP-binding protein has product MSIEVRHVSKSFSAFKALDDVSLRINGGELVALLGPSGSGKTTLLRLIAGLETPDDDSRTSVLFHDRDVSEAKVAERRVGFVFQHYALFRHMTVFDNIAFGLRVKPRSERLPADRIQAKVERLLELVQLKQFGNRFPSQLSGGQRQRVALARALAVEPKVLLLDEPFGALDAKVRQDLRQWLRRLHEQMHVTTVLVTHDQEEALEVADRVVVMNHGRIEQDGSPDELFHNAQTQFVMEFLGQVNMFHGRAVSGFATAGPLRVEFPNYRSDEAAPARVYFRPHDLEVRRRPNGDPSLAATIRRINTAGSLGRVSLTTLDGVPVLVEMTLDELRELSLQEDELVHLYPKQAKVFLDGSAVGHEGKLTTPARSVAS; this is encoded by the coding sequence ATGAGCATCGAAGTCCGTCACGTCTCGAAGTCCTTCAGTGCGTTCAAGGCGCTCGACGACGTCAGCCTCCGCATCAATGGCGGCGAGTTGGTCGCGCTGTTGGGCCCGTCGGGCTCGGGCAAGACGACGCTGCTGCGATTGATCGCGGGGCTCGAAACGCCCGACGATGACTCGCGTACGTCGGTCCTGTTTCATGACCGCGACGTCTCTGAAGCCAAGGTCGCCGAGCGCCGTGTGGGGTTTGTGTTCCAGCATTACGCGCTGTTCCGCCACATGACGGTGTTCGACAACATCGCCTTCGGCCTGCGGGTGAAGCCCCGCAGTGAGCGGCTTCCCGCCGATCGCATTCAAGCAAAGGTTGAACGGCTGCTCGAACTCGTGCAGCTGAAGCAGTTCGGCAATCGGTTCCCGTCGCAACTCTCTGGCGGCCAGCGGCAGCGTGTGGCGCTCGCCCGGGCGCTTGCCGTCGAGCCGAAGGTTCTGCTGCTCGACGAGCCGTTCGGTGCGCTCGACGCCAAGGTGCGGCAGGACCTGCGGCAGTGGCTGCGTCGTCTGCACGAGCAGATGCACGTGACCACGGTGCTTGTTACGCACGACCAGGAAGAGGCCCTCGAAGTCGCCGACCGCGTTGTCGTGATGAACCATGGTAGGATCGAGCAAGACGGTTCGCCGGACGAACTGTTCCACAACGCCCAGACGCAATTCGTCATGGAGTTCCTCGGCCAAGTGAACATGTTCCACGGCCGGGCGGTCTCTGGGTTCGCAACGGCGGGTCCGCTACGCGTCGAGTTCCCCAACTACCGCAGCGACGAAGCGGCGCCCGCGCGGGTTTACTTCCGCCCCCACGACCTCGAAGTCCGTCGGCGCCCCAACGGTGACCCCAGCCTGGCGGCGACCATTCGCCGGATCAACACGGCCGGTTCGCTCGGCCGCGTGTCGCTGACGACGCTCGACGGCGTGCCGGTGCTCGTGGAAATGACGCTCGACGAGTTACGCGAACTCTCGCTCCAAGAGGACGAACTGGTTCACCTCTACCCGAAGCAGGCGAAGGTGTTCCTCGATGGTTCCGCCGTCGGACATGAAGGCAAGCTCACCACACCCGCGAGGTCCGTCGCATCGTGA